The Plectropomus leopardus isolate mb chromosome 22, YSFRI_Pleo_2.0, whole genome shotgun sequence genome includes a window with the following:
- the gcc1 gene encoding GRIP and coiled-coil domain-containing protein 1 isoform X2 has protein sequence MEKFGMSFGGGPGRKELLETIESQKKQLVQYQSRFRDVVRAYKSLLKEKEALEASLKVLTVTQEVDLNQQGHDTIATADLPEDSCSLHSEDSVDTVASVDTPSETTRGDQSEEDQGEPGGRAGSAVQPLRSDLDAGGSESSGVGAEQQQATPSVSAEVERRVSQLKNQLSTLTTALATVTQEKSRMEASFQADKRQLKQEVEELQERLVAVTMVKEEELQAVQQQLAESRARVITQQHEREQEQGDHVQQLRELQRILQQERDLRQDAELRLQNANTTLLLTSQAVDRGAESQAHLNQVREQRDELQRRLQAAEEDQKKPDPRVDQLQRELTELKNHFEQQIHAETRKVCEAEERVRERAQEAELRVASLEQRVSELSELLGSSERSRHRDQQTAQRLRDRILQLDTENKTLAIAASSRMTSDPGVDDSQLDVGALKEKLEKVKKLLLLAAQRNPDQNIQTLVEAELEPSADKTSALYQQELRTLRDEFERYKLRAQVVLKNKNAKDGSQAKELEEVRDQLAELKEKYINLRIQSDEAETQHRRTLEERQQQAAALQQAHRQEVERAEAVHRDHLLQLEAELHKQRERTMALLDDKDQELERLRAAVPSCSYDADRTTDDEHETGPESEGDIISQALRRAAPNEPTLLLYAEQLARKEAELGGLRRQKHRLEDDLHNLQARLIANRERHEEEAAELRGQLDKLVRDQSREGANLEYLKNVIYKFLTLQDASGRQQTLGAILTILHFSPQERHDVLRLQGHTWWMSNRK, from the exons ATGGAGAAGTTCGGAATGAGTTTCGGGGGCGGTCCCGGCAGGAAGGAGCTGCTGGAAACCATCGAGTCCCAGAAGAAGCAGCTGGTCCAGTACCAGAGCCGCTTCAGGGATGTGGTTCGGGCCTACAAGAGCCTCCTGAAAGAGAAGGAGGCGCTGGAGGCCAGCCTGAAGGTCCTTACCGTGACCCAGGAGGTAGACCTGAACCAGCAGGGCCATGACACCATCGCCACCGCTGACCTTCCAGAGGACAGCTGCTCACTGCACAGTGAGGACAGTGTGGACACAGTGGCATCTGTGGACACACCCAGTGAGACCACCAGAGGGGATCAGAGTGAGGAGGACCAGGGAGAACCAGGAGGACGGGCCGGCTCCGCTGTACAG CCCCTGAGGTCGGATCTGGATGCAGGCGGCTCAGAGAGCAGTGGCGTTggggcagagcagcagcaggccaCGCCCTCTGTCAGCGCAGAGGTGGAGCGGAGAGTCTCCCAGCTGAAGAACCAGCTGAGCACGCTCACCACCGCCCTCGCCACAGTGACGCAGGAGAAGTCCCGCATGGAGGCGAGCTTCCAGGCTGACAAGCGGCAGCTgaagcaggaggtggaggagctgcaggagcgCCTGGTCGCTGTGACGatggtgaaggaggaggagctgcaggcgGTGCAGCAACAGCTGGCGGAGAGCCGCGCTCGTGTCATCACGCAGCAGCACGAGCGGGAGCAGGAGCAGGGAGACCACGTCCAGCAGCTCCGAGAGCTGCAGAGGATcctgcagcaggagagagacCTGCGGCAGGACGCCGAGCTTCGCCTTCAGAACGCCAACACAACGCTGCTGCTGACATCACAGGCCGTGGACCGGGGGGCGGAGTCCCAGGCCCACCTCAACCAGGTGAGGGAGCAGAGAGACGAGCTGCAGAGGAGGCTGCAGGCTGCCGAGGAGGACCAGAAGAAACCAGATCCCAGAGTGGACCAGCTGCAGCGAGAACTTACTGAGCTGAAAAACCACTTTGAGCAGCAGATCCACGCCGAGACCAGGAAG gtaTGCGAGGCAGAGGAGCGTGTTCGTGAGCGTGCTCAGGAGGCGGAGCTGAGGGTGGCCAGTCTGGAGCAGCGGGTGTCAGAGCTGTCAGAGCTGCTGGGCTCCAGCGAGCGGTCGAGGCACCGAGACCAGCAGACGGCTCAGAGGCTGCGGGACCGGATCCTGCAGCTGGACACCGAGAATAAGACGCTGGCCATTGCCGCGTCCAGCAggatgacctctgaccccggCGTGGACGATTCGCAGCTGGACGTGGGCGCGCTGAAGGAAAAGCTGGAGAAAGTgaagaagctgctgctgctggcggCTCAGAGGAACCCGGACCAGAACATTCAGACCTTGGTGGAGGCCGAGCTGGAACCGAGCGCAGACAAAACCTCGGCCTTGTACCAACAGGAGCTGCGGACACTGCGGGACGAGTTTGAGCGCTACAAGCTGCGGGCGCAGGTGGTGCTGAAGAACAAGAACGCCAAAGACGGCTCCCAGGCcaaggagctggaggaggttCGGGACCAGCTGGCCGAGCTCAAGGAGAAGTACATCAACCTGCGCATCCAGAGCGATGAGGCCGAGACCCAACACCGCCGCACGCTGGAGGAGCGCCAGCAGCAGGCGGCGGCCCTGCAGCAggcacacagacaggaagtggagCGGGCAGAGGCGGTGCACCGCGACCACCTGCTGCAGCTAGAGGCGGAGCTCCACAAGCAGAGGGAGAGGACCATGGCGCTGCTCGACGACAAGGACCAGGAGCTGGAGCGACTGCGGGCCGCTGTGCCCAGCTGCAGCTACGATGCCGACAGGACGACTGACGACGAGCACGAGACCGGCCCCGAGAGCGAAGGCGACATCATCAGCCAGGCACTACGGCGGGCCGCGCCCAATGAGCCCACGCTGCTGCTGTACGCTGAGCAACTGGCCCGCAAGGAGGCAGAGCTAGGCGGGCTGCGGCGGCAAAAACACCGGCTGGAGGATGACCTCCACAATCTGCAGGCCAGGCTCATCGCCAACAGAGAGCGCCACGAGGAGGAGGCTGCTGAGCTGCGAGGACAACTGGACAAACTGGTCCGAGATCAGAGCCGAGAGGGCGCCAACCTGGAGTACCTGAAGAATGTCATCTACAAGTTCCTGACACTGCAGGACGCCAGCGGGAGACAGCAGACACTTGGCGCCATTCTCACCATCCTACACTTCAGCCCACAGGAGAGACACGATGTCCTCAGGCTGCAGGGACACACCTGGTGGATGTCCAACAGGAAGTAA
- the gcc1 gene encoding GRIP and coiled-coil domain-containing protein 1 isoform X1 codes for MEKFGMSFGGGPGRKELLETIESQKKQLVQYQSRFRDVVRAYKSLLKEKEALEASLKVLTVTQEVDLNQQGHDTIATADLPEDSCSLHSEDSVDTVASVDTPSETTRGDQSEEDQGEPGGRAGSAVQQPLRSDLDAGGSESSGVGAEQQQATPSVSAEVERRVSQLKNQLSTLTTALATVTQEKSRMEASFQADKRQLKQEVEELQERLVAVTMVKEEELQAVQQQLAESRARVITQQHEREQEQGDHVQQLRELQRILQQERDLRQDAELRLQNANTTLLLTSQAVDRGAESQAHLNQVREQRDELQRRLQAAEEDQKKPDPRVDQLQRELTELKNHFEQQIHAETRKVCEAEERVRERAQEAELRVASLEQRVSELSELLGSSERSRHRDQQTAQRLRDRILQLDTENKTLAIAASSRMTSDPGVDDSQLDVGALKEKLEKVKKLLLLAAQRNPDQNIQTLVEAELEPSADKTSALYQQELRTLRDEFERYKLRAQVVLKNKNAKDGSQAKELEEVRDQLAELKEKYINLRIQSDEAETQHRRTLEERQQQAAALQQAHRQEVERAEAVHRDHLLQLEAELHKQRERTMALLDDKDQELERLRAAVPSCSYDADRTTDDEHETGPESEGDIISQALRRAAPNEPTLLLYAEQLARKEAELGGLRRQKHRLEDDLHNLQARLIANRERHEEEAAELRGQLDKLVRDQSREGANLEYLKNVIYKFLTLQDASGRQQTLGAILTILHFSPQERHDVLRLQGHTWWMSNRK; via the exons ATGGAGAAGTTCGGAATGAGTTTCGGGGGCGGTCCCGGCAGGAAGGAGCTGCTGGAAACCATCGAGTCCCAGAAGAAGCAGCTGGTCCAGTACCAGAGCCGCTTCAGGGATGTGGTTCGGGCCTACAAGAGCCTCCTGAAAGAGAAGGAGGCGCTGGAGGCCAGCCTGAAGGTCCTTACCGTGACCCAGGAGGTAGACCTGAACCAGCAGGGCCATGACACCATCGCCACCGCTGACCTTCCAGAGGACAGCTGCTCACTGCACAGTGAGGACAGTGTGGACACAGTGGCATCTGTGGACACACCCAGTGAGACCACCAGAGGGGATCAGAGTGAGGAGGACCAGGGAGAACCAGGAGGACGGGCCGGCTCCGCTGTACAG CAGCCCCTGAGGTCGGATCTGGATGCAGGCGGCTCAGAGAGCAGTGGCGTTggggcagagcagcagcaggccaCGCCCTCTGTCAGCGCAGAGGTGGAGCGGAGAGTCTCCCAGCTGAAGAACCAGCTGAGCACGCTCACCACCGCCCTCGCCACAGTGACGCAGGAGAAGTCCCGCATGGAGGCGAGCTTCCAGGCTGACAAGCGGCAGCTgaagcaggaggtggaggagctgcaggagcgCCTGGTCGCTGTGACGatggtgaaggaggaggagctgcaggcgGTGCAGCAACAGCTGGCGGAGAGCCGCGCTCGTGTCATCACGCAGCAGCACGAGCGGGAGCAGGAGCAGGGAGACCACGTCCAGCAGCTCCGAGAGCTGCAGAGGATcctgcagcaggagagagacCTGCGGCAGGACGCCGAGCTTCGCCTTCAGAACGCCAACACAACGCTGCTGCTGACATCACAGGCCGTGGACCGGGGGGCGGAGTCCCAGGCCCACCTCAACCAGGTGAGGGAGCAGAGAGACGAGCTGCAGAGGAGGCTGCAGGCTGCCGAGGAGGACCAGAAGAAACCAGATCCCAGAGTGGACCAGCTGCAGCGAGAACTTACTGAGCTGAAAAACCACTTTGAGCAGCAGATCCACGCCGAGACCAGGAAG gtaTGCGAGGCAGAGGAGCGTGTTCGTGAGCGTGCTCAGGAGGCGGAGCTGAGGGTGGCCAGTCTGGAGCAGCGGGTGTCAGAGCTGTCAGAGCTGCTGGGCTCCAGCGAGCGGTCGAGGCACCGAGACCAGCAGACGGCTCAGAGGCTGCGGGACCGGATCCTGCAGCTGGACACCGAGAATAAGACGCTGGCCATTGCCGCGTCCAGCAggatgacctctgaccccggCGTGGACGATTCGCAGCTGGACGTGGGCGCGCTGAAGGAAAAGCTGGAGAAAGTgaagaagctgctgctgctggcggCTCAGAGGAACCCGGACCAGAACATTCAGACCTTGGTGGAGGCCGAGCTGGAACCGAGCGCAGACAAAACCTCGGCCTTGTACCAACAGGAGCTGCGGACACTGCGGGACGAGTTTGAGCGCTACAAGCTGCGGGCGCAGGTGGTGCTGAAGAACAAGAACGCCAAAGACGGCTCCCAGGCcaaggagctggaggaggttCGGGACCAGCTGGCCGAGCTCAAGGAGAAGTACATCAACCTGCGCATCCAGAGCGATGAGGCCGAGACCCAACACCGCCGCACGCTGGAGGAGCGCCAGCAGCAGGCGGCGGCCCTGCAGCAggcacacagacaggaagtggagCGGGCAGAGGCGGTGCACCGCGACCACCTGCTGCAGCTAGAGGCGGAGCTCCACAAGCAGAGGGAGAGGACCATGGCGCTGCTCGACGACAAGGACCAGGAGCTGGAGCGACTGCGGGCCGCTGTGCCCAGCTGCAGCTACGATGCCGACAGGACGACTGACGACGAGCACGAGACCGGCCCCGAGAGCGAAGGCGACATCATCAGCCAGGCACTACGGCGGGCCGCGCCCAATGAGCCCACGCTGCTGCTGTACGCTGAGCAACTGGCCCGCAAGGAGGCAGAGCTAGGCGGGCTGCGGCGGCAAAAACACCGGCTGGAGGATGACCTCCACAATCTGCAGGCCAGGCTCATCGCCAACAGAGAGCGCCACGAGGAGGAGGCTGCTGAGCTGCGAGGACAACTGGACAAACTGGTCCGAGATCAGAGCCGAGAGGGCGCCAACCTGGAGTACCTGAAGAATGTCATCTACAAGTTCCTGACACTGCAGGACGCCAGCGGGAGACAGCAGACACTTGGCGCCATTCTCACCATCCTACACTTCAGCCCACAGGAGAGACACGATGTCCTCAGGCTGCAGGGACACACCTGGTGGATGTCCAACAGGAAGTAA